The DNA segment AATAAGGATGGGAGAGTGCCAAGAGAACGGTTCCCATTTCGAAGTCCATCATTTTCATGGCTGTCACTTCTCTCAGGAGCTACCAATTCCTATCAATGAATATTGAATATACcacacctttttttttcttagacAGTACTGCTCCAACACATGAACACAAGGATTTATACGATGTCACCTGGAACTGTCACATGACATGAGAATTATTAAACTATTCTTTCACCTTAGTctatgacaacaataaagaagtgtCGTAACTCATAAATTCAACCCAACAGAATAcataaattcaattataattttagtctttattattttattttattttatctttagttattcttatctcatcttatttgtttttatctttcttagactaatactctatatatatttaattttattttcataattcaattcaatttaatcaATCAACCATCAATAAAAGTTCGcattcttttctattctttaatttttgtagtTAAAAACATCTGTTATGGCTTATGGGATTGACGTGGGTAACTTACCATGTTGCTCTtgagatatttattttacttgctaGTGCCACGCCTCTGTCTCTGTCGCGTTATTTTTCTCCAGATGCTTCTTTTGTCctctaatttttgttttgttctgttcttgttatcttatcttttctttcattaCTCATCATTATCATAATAATAACCCCGCTCCAGTGTAATAATGTTGAAGTGTGTCCATCAATACTCAATCCcaacacaatgaaatgttattGTGTTACTTTATTGGCACCACTATATAATATATTCATCAATGCAGAATTATGAACAATACAAACTAGAGAATCATGGATTTATTATCATTGAGTCTGAGTTGATCGTGCATTCACGCTTAGTGAGTAGTGACAAGACAACAatatataagatataaaaatatcGCATGTGTCTGTTTCCACTTTGCCACTCCAGTGTAGCTACCCTCTTTGGCTATCAAAGCTGTGGAATGTTGCAATCATAAGCAAATGCCGTATACAAACAAAATATATGCAGTTACTTGAGCATAGCCAAGCAGATTTTGCCGCATGGTTATTCACTATTGGAAAGAATAGAATGATGATGTTGACTCCATTTCTGTCACATGCAACAACAATTCTTGGCCGTAGAATTCAGCAGCCTTCAAACAAAACACAGTACATGGGAACAGGGTCCCAACAACTTGCACTCAACGTGTTCTTCTCTTACAGGTTTGTGCTCTCCAACTAGTATTGTCCTATGCTAATAATATaggaaaaattttaagtgtatCTGAGAATACCGGTATTCCAGTTATTTTAAtggtttattttaattaatatatattatatatattttttataattcaaatcaaCGGTTAAAACAACTGGAACAACGGTATTCTCGATATACTTAAAACTCTTCTAATAATATATAGATGGAAACTCacgtgcagtcgacttcacgtgaagttgatacttgagagcagttagatgatttgactgatttgactaaattttcatctaacggctctcagatatcaacatcatgtgaagttgacttcacctgagttttcacctaatATATATGCTGCATGATTCTGCTTTTGTAATGCTTCATTTCTGTCACTCACTTCCACTCTTCCAATTATATACCTTGAACTActtcttctttctctcattGTCTTCTGTGTTTTTTCTCTAAACAGCAAAACAATGTTACTAAGAAGCTCCTCCGCACCAATACCAACCTCGTTCATACCCCATTCTAGGGAACCATCCTCCCCTGAAGCAGAAAGGGTTCTTCAATTTTCTAGAACAAGATCATTTGCCAGTCCAAGACAAAACTTGCCTGACTCATCAGATCATCAAAGCCCAACAAAGCATAACGACAACAAGAGTTGCATACCACGTAGTAACGTGCTCAAGAGTCAGCATGGTACCAAGATCAAAGAAAGTGACCAAGTGATGACTCACACAACAAAAGGGAAACCTTCAATCAGAGAACTCTTCTCAGTCTCAGGTTTAGATAGGCAAGTCCTAGTAGAATATGATGAAGATGGTGGTGAAGAGAAGGAGAGAGGTAATAGGGGATTGCAGACTTTGGTTGTTGGTGGTGGGATGGGGAGTAATGGTGGCAAGATATGTGGTGGCAGTGGAAGAGTCCCAGATGGAAGTGGCTGGGAATCAGATAAGACTGATGCTTATTACCAAACCATGATTCAAGCTAACCCCAACAATGCGCTTCTGCTTGGAAATTATGCTAAGTTCTTAAAAGAGGTAAAGCTTGTTTTTTGAAACTAATCAATACATGGAAGATCTAAGAAAACTATTGTGCTCTGTCTTCTCTGTTTCTATGAATGGTTTACTGATATTCAATTTGCAAATATAGGTTCGTGGAGATTATCCTAAAGCCGAAGAATATCTTGAAAGAGCCATTTTGGCTAATCCTGGTGATGCAACTGTTTTGTCACTCTATGCGGATTTAATTTGGCAAATAGAGAAGGATGCTGATCGTGCTGAGGGCTATTTTGATCAAGCCGTTAAAAGCGCCCCTGATGATTGGTAAGATATATATTCATGGATCAAGATttggtttttgtttcttttgttagcAAAGTGTTAGATATTATATGGTTTTCATTTTTATGCTGATATTTCTTATATGTTGATGAATCTGATGTGTAAACCTTAACTTTTTCAGCTATGTCCTGGCTTCTTATGCTAAATTCCTTTGGGAtgctgaagaggaggaagataaAGACCACCAACATCAAACTGATCACAGCAATGTCTTTCATGGAGCTAATGGCCAGCCTCATTTTAATGCATACCTCTCTGTCTCTGAGTGATGTTCCTATTATACTATGTAGTACCTAAGTGGGATTGACTTTGCTGAGATGAGTGTCTGGTTGTAAATACCTTATGGCATAAATAAGAGAAGGCAACTTTTTATGTGTATGTGACAATGAGGCTTGCACTGTTGTAATTTGTATCCTTTGGTAATATGAAATTTTGGTAGATGCTAAGGAATAAAGAACAGTCCATGGATAATGTACTTTTGATCAAGAACATCCATTGATCTGATTCTATGAAAACAAGTGATAAAACTAAAGAAAGGGAAACAAAGAAACATAAAAGTCAACAAGATACTCTTCCAATATAGGTGACAGGTTTTAATAATGGCATAAAACAACGGCTCCAAATGTATTAGGTGCTTGTTTATCTATAATGAATAATAGTCCTCCATAATTTCCTTTTTATCATTGttagtattatttatttatttcacatgTCAGGCTCATTGATAAAATGATAAGGTGAGGTGACATCTTGTTTGAGACTGAGTCCTTTTCAGAATGTCTATTCTCACCATTTGGCATGGACGTGATGAGAAACAGtatcattcacaattcattatTCAGCTACAATTTGTTCAATGCAGGCAATCTATACTGATTCCAACACACTACTCTCTGATTTTGTCTCTTTCCATTTATGATCTTTTAGTATATCTGCACCTTCATTAttcattttccttctttttctggCATATATGATATTGTTTACTTTCTGACCATGGAGACAAAAAATCTTGAGGACACTATAGTACAGAACAAAGCAGAACAACGTTTGTAACTAACAAGACTGAGATTTGTGTTTCTGTCTCAAATAAATTTCTCATCCGAATCAGGAAATAAGCAACACAATAGTCTATATACAACAAAATGCATTCTAGTTTAACAAAATTGATGGCTTTGGCAATCCAAGCTACAATATAATAACATTGTCATCATAAAAGATGTTACTTACTAGGCCAAAAGTAACAAGCAAAAGTGCAAGTTGACTTGAATATGATGGTgttaccaaaaagaaaaaagaaaaggaaagtgtaTCTATTCATCTCATCTTTATCATCATCTTGGACCAGATAATTGAACACAAGAAAGTGGCACGTTACTATAGAAGCTTCCCTGTCCTGAAGAAGAAGCTTCTCCACTACTCATTTTCAGGAAGGCTGTGAAAGAACTAGACTGAGATAATGGTGGATCAGGTACAGGGCAGAGACCTTCAAGCATTTGAACTACCTTTGTCATGGAAGGTCTCAAACTGACATCATCTTGTATACACCATAGAGCAACTTTGAGAGCAATCATAGCCCTTTCATCCTTATCATCAATGTCTATCCTTTTGTCAATAACTTCTCTCAGTCTCCCTTCCTCCATCATTCTGAAGACATAAGAAGGAAAATGCACTTTCTCTGGGCCTTCCCACTGATCATAGTTCTTCCTTCCTCCAATAATCTCCAGCAAGACCATGCCATAGCTGAACACATCACTCTTCTCAGAAATTGCATAGTTAGTGATCCATTCTGGTGCTAGATACCCTCTTGTGCCCCTTAGAGTTGTAACCACATGGCTTTGTTCGCGGTTCATTAGCTTAGCCAGTCCGAAATCTGAAACTTTAGCAGTGAAATTATCATCAAGAAGAACATTCTGCGGCTTAATATCACAATGGACAATCTTCACCTCACACTCCTCATGAAGATAGGCCAATCCCTTGGCTGTGCCTATTGCAATGTTGAACCTTGTATCCCAAGTCAACAAGAAAGTGTTTTCACTGTTCTTGAAGATCCATTTGTCCAGAGAGCCCCTCCCCATGTATTCATAGACGAGAAGGCGATGAGGACCCTCAGCGCAGAAGCCTTTAAGCTTCACCAGATGAACATGATGAATGCTTCCAATTATAGACACTTCAGCCTTGAACTCTTTTGTCCCTTGTCCAAGACCTTCCAATTTTTTCACAGCCAACTGAGTTCCATCTTCAAGCACACCAAGATACACAGAGCCAAAACCTCCTTCACCAATTTTTGTGGAGAAATTCTTTGTCACCGTAGAGAGAGCACCATAAGTAAATCGAGTAGGCATTCCAGAGAGACCATCCAAGAAATCATCCTCCTCCAATGTGTCTTGTTCATGCTTAACAAGATTCATCTTCTTGTTATAGTACCAGAACCCTGCCACAAGACTAACAATGACCAGAACTGTGAAGACTACTATGGCAACAATTAGCAGTATCCCATTCTTTTGCTTTTTGTGGTCATTTCCATCATCAATGGACACCTTCATATATGAAGTAAAACCGCCGGGACCCCCCTTGAATCGTTGGAAGCTTCCAGTCTGATCAAAATGAAAGCATCTCCCGGTGCTGTTTTCAAAGAAAAGCACAAGGCAAGAGCAGTTTCCCAAACAAGCTTCTTTGCAGGCATTCAGGTTTGATTTTGAAACCGGTGCAACATAATCAAGTGCAAAATAGTCAAGCTTCTCACCAACATATAGAAGTTCCGTAGAAGTCCTAGAACAAGTTGAGATATTAGGTGGCTTGCAGTTAAAGCGAGATTTGAGAAGTGCAGGGCATTCACACCAGTTCTCAAAGAAACAAACATTGTAAGGATCACAAAGCACCCTTCCCTTTGCTAAGATCATAGAAAGAGATGGCACCTGTAGGGTCCAAAATAGCAACCCAAAATGAGTCAGGATCTGAATGGTCAGAGAAAACAGTTCTCCCCAGCAAATCCCCATTCTTGTCATAGAAATTCCATGAATTGGACACCAGAGAAGCAGAATGAATCTTGCCACTGAAATTCTTTTGGCTTGACCAGTATTGTTGTGGGGGCTTAAATCCTGCATAGAGAACCAAATCACCTGCCTTGTAAGCAAGAAAATGGAACAAGTTGTTGCGGTTGGGAAAGGTTTTTAGTGTCATTCCTTCCACAAAGGTTTGACCAGGCAAAAGAGTATCAGTGGGATGGTGAAAACTCTGCCAAATGGATGTCCCATTTTCCCCAATCAACACCAAATTCCCTGAGTCCTGCAACTCCATGGATCTTACTCTTTGTCCTGTTGTGTTTGTTGACCAAACCACACCGTTGCCACCCTCCAAATATGCATTCCCGCTATGTTTTAACACAAATCTATTAGAATTCCTAACAAGTAAGCCTCTGTTGGCAGTCCAAACCACTTTGTAGCTACTCAGGTGAAGGACTACTAGAACAAACAAGGAAACATCAAGGGTACCAAAGAATCCGAAGGCGAAAGCCGAGTTGTTGGATAGCAAGAACATTCCATTATAATCGTCCCAATCCAGCTTAGATGCACTGAAGCCAGGATATATCTTCTGAATGTGCTGTTCTTTACTCAAGCAGGTTGTGGACAGAAGCAGCACACACAAAAACAAGGCTCCACATTTCAACAGCCCCATGATTTGATCGCTGCAATAATAAACACTAGTTTTAATTTAATCACTACAACAATCCAGGAAACCATAGACACGTTACATTGGCAGTACTAGCATACACGTAAAATGAGAGACTAAGACAAACCTTATTTTGCAGTAGCTGGCAGAAACGATGAAGCAGGCATGCTGTACCTTAAGAAGAGTTGTTGTAGCAGGATGAAACCAAAGGGGATGAAGGAAGAAAGGTTTGTGGATCTTGACAGGTTATGGAAGTTGTAAGGAGGAGACCGAACAAGTTGTATAGGACTTGATATGTTTGTGAAAAAGAACGAGACTTCATGTGTGAGGTGATGGTTATCAAGATAGTAGGGTCGCTATAGTTGCATTACGGTGCAAGACTTTAATTTCCCTGCTTTTGAGGTAAAATCAAAGTAACTAACATTAACATGTCTCTTTCGGGTCTTATTAACTACCTTTCAAAGTCCAGTTATGTTTTAGCAAATTCACTCGTAAGTCTTAACCACATTGTTAATGTTGCGAGTGTGAGGAGTGTATGAAATTAGTCTCAcatcaaagaaaataagaaagagtgAGAAATTTATAAAATGAAAGATCGTTAACTTTAcacttaaggttttgagttagATGTGATGTCTTCTCatctttataaataaaaatggttctacctgaaaaaaatgaaaagtctGAGTTAGACATTATATATGGGGTTCTCATCATGCTAGCTGTCACAATAGTTTCTTTTTTCCACCAACTATATTTATTATCAATTACTCCCATTCTCAATTACTACTACAGACTACGGACTATAGTAGAGTACATTTTAGACTGATACAATTACTACATGGTTCActtactattttatttactaCACACAactaactcaaacaagaaagaaagcaaatatCATTATTCATAAACGGAGTGGGGGGACGGGAAGTCAACGTTTGATTTAAAAGTCATAACCACTAAAGTTATGGACTAATGGTGACTTGATTAGTTTTTATCTCAGAAAAGAAGAAATCAAAATAGTGGAATCCTTTATTGACTTGTTATTTTTTAGCAATTGACTGGACATATTAGACAAATTAAAGTTGGTTAAGGTAGTGTGGAAACTTGGAAGATTCTGGCGAGAAGTAAAGTTAGGCAAAAGGTGGGAAGTGACACATGAATTCAGCAGGCACATATGGTGAAGCATTAGTCATGGCTTATTTATTTGTATCCATTTAAGTCCGAGATCATGAATGTGCCAGCGTGGAGTTCATGAAAACTTTTCAAATCTGCAAAAAGTAATGTGAAAACAAGTGCTATGAATGTGAATAAGCTCCAAAAGGAGTTCAAGGTCAAAGTCAAAACGGGCCTGGTaccaatttgaatttttctgcATATGTTGGGCTGTTTATGATCCAATGTAGCCCATATTCTTCTGGCCAGTTTTGATTCAAAAAGCCCATAACTATTGGGTGTGTAGAAATCCATTCCTCTCAACTCTTGTGTtctacttctacttctactACAAGGGCAGTGCACACGTGACACGACTCTTCAGTATGACTTCCCACATGCGTGAACACCGTGATGNNNNNNNNGTTAAAATGAAAACAAttgataacaaataaaaaaaaataaatttatattttatattataaaaaagaaaaaaaggaaataaaaattaatttccaaACCGATTAGTATACAATAGTACAGTTGAAAGTGAGAAGAAATAGGGGGAGCGTTGGGTAGCGGTGAGGGTCATGGATCGGACCCGAAACACAGATTTAAATCCAGTTAATTATAAACGGAACGTTATCCAGTAACTTTATACCTGTGAGCGACAGGTGGCGCTCTGTGTCTGAAGTCTCACTCAACCCCAAAGAGTCCTTTCCCATCCCCATGGTCCATGGATGGAGCGTCTCTACCGTATTCCCATGGACTTGGATTCCATTTACCTTAATTCACACTAATCACTAATCAGGCCTCGGTATTAGCACCACTAACCTAACAAATTACTATAGTGGTTACTAGGAGTAGGAAGGCCACCATTGGCGGATCGCGGATGCATCTCCATGTCGCACGTGCCTATTTTAACTGGATAAAATGCTTCCCATAGACGTACTTGTTGTTGTatcaataaaataagataagatatttcaGATTTGGATTTTAAAATGGAAGTGGTGATAAGTTGTGTGAGTCGTGTGGGTTTAACGGACAAGTGGCAGCTTGAGGGTGGGTCGTGGGTAGGTGAGTTTATCACATCCCACTTCCCCCCCAACTTAAATTCTCTCTGGAGGGTCGAGTTTGAGAGACTTGAGACAAAAGAGAAACAACACAGCACCAACGGTTTTCTTTCCCCCTTCCGAGTCGGTGGAACTCCTTTTCAACAACATACTCATGGACACCAACAACGCTTCCAAGGAGTTGCAGGAGGAGGTTGTCTCCGTTGAGCTTCCAGCTCCCCCTTCTTGGAACAAGATggtttctttcttctccttatCTTATTTCTTATCTTCTATTATCTACGGTATCTTATCTTGTGTTATATGTTAATTACTTGTACAATTAAATTTACAGGATACCTTACCCTTGTTTATGTCTCCTACTGAATTTCTGTTACTATACCaattttcttcttctgcttTCATTACTGCTCAATtcctttctagggtttttgtaTGGTTTCAGTTTCCCATTTTCCCACTTCCTTTTATGATTGTCTTGCTTCATTAGGTTTTTCAGCCCACTAAATGCAGTTTTTGGACTCTGTTTCTgcaaaattatttcaaatttatcctctTCATACAAGCTTGTTAGGTCTTACTCTGCATAGCGTGTTGCAATGGTGCAATATTTCACACCAAATCTTTAGTATGTTATGATTATCAGTTTTTTCAACCGACTATTGTGGAATCTTTCAGGCTTTGGTTTATCGTTCGTGCATGTGGAATGCGTATCAGTATTAGGGAGGATACAATTTAATGAATTATAGCTTCTCTTTGTTTACTATCTGCTAACATTTTTTCATAGGACTTTGAATCTAGGTGATTTACAACTTGATATAACCTGCTAAAAACTGAAGGTTATGTTTATACGGAAAGAATTTCTGCAATAAATGGTTGTTCTTCATTGGTGCTTGACTGTGAAAAGAGGGGGAGaattttgttcattgtagtAGAAATGGAGTTCACTAGTAGGAAACTCTGGCTTACTCTGCAGTTTTTTTATGGTTGGAAATATTCAAGGAATGAAAGAAAATTTGTTAGACTTTAGTATATAGGTGTGTTCGCAAGTTGGGAGGGAGGGAAAGGAAAGGGAAGGTTTTGGAGGGGGAGAGAAGGGAAGGAAGGGCCTAAGATAATCTTGTTCAGTGTTCTCTGAGTTTgaaataagaaagagagagggcTTTGGAGGTCTTATTAtctatttttgcaatttttttgttttactataCTATTAGgaatagaaaaagtaaatgctaatAACTTGTAATACAATAGTTTAttaggaataaaaataaaaaggtaatttaaatttaaatttcataaaaCTCCCAATTTGAGGGAACTTGAAAATGAGGGGTTTGAAAGATTAACAAAAACCTTCAAAACCCTCGcactttctaataataaaacttGTGAATAGGATTTAACCCTCTAAAGACTTTCTCTCTTGATAATGCtaggaagacaaaaaatataaataaggcAAGTTTGGGCTGTTTTGGCTGAATTTTTATTGTCTCCCTAACATTATTGTTGCCCTCACCTCTAAAATCGTCCAAAACCAAACCCATAACACACCTAACATTAAATTCTGTGCAAGTTATGAATGTATTTATGGATGTACCAAATGAACTATATACAGTTAATATTTATGGTTGtaatatctattatatatattccaAACAGGACTACCTTCCTTTGTCTATCTTGTCTTGAGTTGTTGCAttcttttgctttttgtttgCCTTGTTGAGTTTATAGTCACTGTATAGGGTGAAATTTGGAATAGCTGCAACGGACGAATTTGAGCTATGGATTTGATTTGCCATTTGCTGTTCTACCTCTGTCGAAGTTGCAGACTATTTGTAATAGAAATGAGCTAATGGATTGGCATGATATGCAAACCAATATAATTTCACTAGGGAGTTTTCACAGTTCTGTTCCAAAATGCTTAATGGTTTATTGATGATGTGGGTCTTTGttttactctctctctctctctctctctctctctctctctcatgcgACTTTATTATCATGTAGCCACCATTTCCTTTCTCTATGACCCACCTTACATTGCTGAGCTGTACAACAAATCTCAGTGGATTGCTTGTATGCTGCTTGGAAACTGCTCTAAtccatttttttttccattggacAGTACTTCCCTAAGAAAGTGGGCTCACCAAGAAAAAGCGAAATTGTATTCATTGCACCAACTGGGGAGGAGATCAGTTCTAGAAAACAATTGGAACAATACCTTAAGGCACATCCAGGCAACCCTGCAATCTCTGAGTTTGACTGGGGAACTGGTGAGACCCCCCGACGATCAGCTAGGATTAGTGAAAAGGTGAAATCAAGTCCACCTACAGACAGCGAGCCTGCAAAGAAAAGATCTAGAAAATCTTCAGGATCAAAGAAGGAGAACAAAGAAACTGAACCTGCTTCAGAGGAAGGCAAGGGGAAGGTAACTACTGAAGAACCCCAGGATCCAGAAGCTAAAGGAGAAAAGCAACTTGAGAATGgagatgagaatgaaaaaaatgaacaaacCAAGGATGCAGAGGTAGATAAGGAAGAGACTGGTCTGAACAATGAGAATGATGCAGAGAAGATTGGGAATAGTCATGCGGAAGGTGGAAATGTAACTGCTGACAAGCCTCCAGTTGAAGAAGGTCAAAACCAAGAAATGGTTACTGAAGCATCCCAAGAAAATGGTGCAACTGAGAATAAGCAGGATAAATCAGATGCTGTGATTCTTGATGCAAATGGCAGTGCCGAGAAAGAGGAGGATCCGATTGCTGTGACACCTGCATCTGCTGAAGAGATCAATAATGCAAAGCAAGATATCGTGGTAACTGATGAAAGAAGTAACCCCGTTCAAGCCGAGGAGCAACTGAAGAAGGAGGGTGAGCTAGTTGACAATGGAAATGTTATTTGG comes from the Arachis duranensis cultivar V14167 chromosome 7, aradu.V14167.gnm2.J7QH, whole genome shotgun sequence genome and includes:
- the LOC107459555 gene encoding uncharacterized protein LOC107459555, which translates into the protein MLLRSSSAPIPTSFIPHSREPSSPEAERVLQFSRTRSFASPRQNLPDSSDHQSPTKHNDNKSCIPRSNVLKSQHGTKIKESDQVMTHTTKGKPSIRELFSVSGLDRQVLVEYDEDGGEEKERGNRGLQTLVVGGGMGSNGGKICGGSGRVPDGSGWESDKTDAYYQTMIQANPNNALLLGNYAKFLKEVRGDYPKAEEYLERAILANPGDATVLSLYADLIWQIEKDADRAEGYFDQAVKSAPDDCYVLASYAKFLWDAEEEEDKDHQHQTDHSNVFHGANGQPHFNAYLSVSE
- the LOC107459556 gene encoding methyl-CpG-binding domain-containing protein 11, producing MDTNNASKELQEEVVSVELPAPPSWNKMYFPKKVGSPRKSEIVFIAPTGEEISSRKQLEQYLKAHPGNPAISEFDWGTGETPRRSARISEKVKSSPPTDSEPAKKRSRKSSGSKKENKETEPASEEGKGKVTTEEPQDPEAKGEKQLENGDENEKNEQTKDAEVDKEETGLNNENDAEKIGNSHAEGGNVTADKPPVEEGQNQEMVTEASQENGATENKQDKSDAVILDANGSAEKEEDPIAVTPASAEEINNAKQDIVVTDERSNPVQAEEQLKKEGELVDNGNVIWNCAQ